GTTTCTATAAATACTTTCtctgattcatttttcttttaattcaatatttttcttttatgaattttttacttttatatgtACAAGCCCATGTATTTGGTTCCGGTTCATTCCTAAGatatttttcattgaaaaaaattatctccCCTTCATGACTGAGATGAAAAGTTTAGGTTTTACatcattttaattgttttgtatttaattttaactCATAATACAATAGTGTTATTCAGAAgagattttaaatttcatttgtaatttcttaAGTTCTTAGTATGGTTAATAGAATTTCCTGGATGTGAGTCTTGGAAAGGATTACCTAGTTTAactccattttatacatgaggaaactgaatttgaTAAATTGGGAATGAATTGACTATGATCACTAAGGCACTAAGTAGCAGATCTATAATTTAAAATTCAGTCTTCTGAGTCAAAATCTAGTGTCCTATCCATTACAAATGTCAGAAGTGCCTGTATTTCCATTTTAGGCTCTTATCgcatcttttttctttgtagataCATCAGATGCATGGGACCAAGAAACCAAACGTATGTGTCAGAATTCCTCCTCCTGCGATTTTCTGAGACTGCAGAGCAGCAGATGCCCCTCTTTGGGCTCTTCCTGGGCATGTACATGGTCACTGTGGTTGGGAACCTTCTCATCATGCTGGCCATTGGCTCAGATGCCCACCTCCACACCCCAATGTACTTCTTCCTCTCTAATCTGTCCTTTGTTGATTTTTGTCTAGTATCCACTACAGTGCCCAAGATGCTGGCGAACATCCTAACACAAAATAAGGCTATATCCTATGCTGGATGCCTTGCCCAAATGAATTTCTTcttggtttttgcttttttagaCAATTTTCTTCTCACTGTAATGGCTTATGACCGTTTTGTGGCCATCTGTCACCCTCTGCACTATGTCACTATGATGAGTCCACGGTTTTGTGGCCTGTTAGTACTGATCTCATGGAGTATCAGTCTTCTAAACTCCACTCTCCACACTTCAATGATGATGAGGCTGACGTTCTGTTCACAACATGAACTTCCCCATTTTTTCTGTGATATTAGTCAGGTTATGAAGCTTTCTTGTTCTGATACCCTCATCAATAATATCTTAGTGTATTTTGTAACTTGTCTGCTGGCTATTCTCCCCCTCACAGGCATTCTTTTCTCTTATAGTCAGATCTGTTCTTCCTTACTGAGAGTCCCATCACTTGGGGGGAAGTATAAAGCCTTTTCTACCTGTGGGTCTCACCTCTGTGTGGTTTCATTATTCTATGGCACAGGGCTGGGAGTATATCTGAGCTCTGCAGCTGTCCACTCTTCCTGGAAGATCCCAGTTGCCTCAGTGATGTATTCTGTGGTCACCCCCATGTTGAACCCCTTCATCTACAGCATGAGAAACAAGGACATAAAAGATGCCCTGAGGAGACTTATTAGCAGAGCATTTGCCTTTCCCTGGACTTAGTACTGTGGCATTGATATCTGAGACCAAAGGATTGGGAGGCAGAGAATCCTTGAATCCAAATGGTGAAGGTCAGGACAATCCAAAGTATATTATTCAGATTGCTGTTTTCCTGGCTTATTGTCACTCATAATATCCTCTTCCATGGTATATGGACTCTCTATAATGtttcattcttattttctatAACCTATGTTGTTAAagtatttgtttttctaaataaGCATTAGATGTAGAATTAGTAGCCCTTGGTTTTATTCAGGCTGACAGTGGCTGAGTCCATCAGCAGTCCACTATTGCTTACACCCAAACCCAAGTCAACAACTTGGAGACCTCAGACCAAGGGAACAGCAACCACACTTTTCTGTGGTATCGCTACTTTGGAAGTATTTCAAGCCTACAGGTCCTGAGTCTAAGCTTTGAAATAAAACAACACCCAATACTCCCAAGAAATCAGCAACTGGATTAGCTTAGCTTTCACCCAGAATTGTCCTCACTTCAAGTCCAATGTCAATAAGCAggatgaaagaatgaacaaacaaaaaaaaaagaatcccaccaCAAAAAGCTATTATAAGTACAGGGGCACTCAAGACATGAACCCAGAAGAAGAGGGTGTCTCTAAAACCATCTACAAGCAAAAcctcagagaaaaataaatcttgGGCATATATTCAACTAGAATTATTGGAAGACAGGGAAAAAGAGTGTTAAAAGGAGTTAAAATATTTCAACAAATGAAATGAGAATAGTAGAGGGTATGTGGAATAAAAATCAGGAGTGCATTATTCACAATTTTGGTTAACATTAGGATTAATAGTAGTAGCAATAATTTCTGATCAATTATTCCTGTAATTGATGATTGATATGAAATTCCTATATTGATTAGTCAGTAAGGCCCTTCAGGGAAGAGTTAAAATAAGACTATCTCTACTTAATTACAGTATAAAGAGTCCAGTGAGGAAACCCTGAAGCCTAGAAGATATAGTATGAGAATCTCCCATGGGAATTAGTCCCCCTATCTAGAAAGACTGTGTCTCTGGCCTTGCATATTCCTGAATTATGACCAAAACTGAGAAAGTGTTAATTTAAGAAATACTCCCATGATTCTAAGACAGCTGGGAACCAAAAAGGGGGTAAGGAGTATGTCAGATAAAAAACCAATGACTCAAACAAGTGATGGTAAATTCAAGGCACCATTGTAAAGATTTCCTCTAAAATAAGAATTCTTTTTGTAAGCCAGTGGACATGGCTTAGATAATACCCAGCAATGTTCCCTGTTGTCTGctttttctctaataaaggttgCCCCCTGTCAGCACCTTATCtaagtctcctgtctgctcattagactGAATTCTGGGGGTGCCAAACCACACCCCAAAACCCATTCCacagaaggggaaactggaaAAAATGAGAGCTATAAAAATTGTAAAGGGAATTAATAGCAGAAGCTGCTTTCCTGCtctgaaaccaatacacaatattgattctaagaaagaagataaagattttttcaaAAGGAATCACTGGATTGCTTAAACATGATGACCAAAGAAAGAGCCTAGATATACTATTTCTAGAAATCCTTAAAGAAAACAGCCCAGATCTTTTAACCAGAGgataaagtagaaaaagaaggaatcCATTAATCATCTTCTGAAAGAACTTCCAAGATGAgcactcccaggaatattatagttttAATCAAAAACTTCCAGGTAAATTAAAGAGTGCTAAAAGAAGCcagaaggaaagaaatcaagAACTGAGGAACCACTGTAAGGATTAGACATAATTCAGCAGCAACCACCATAAAGAAGTGGTGATATTGGAACATAATATTCTAGAAGACAAAGGATATAGATATATgtccaagaataacttacccagaaAAACGGAATATAATCCTCTAAGGGGAAAATTGATTTTtagtgaaatagaggattttccaCTATTCCAGATGAGAAGACAAGAGCTGTATAAAAACTTTGAAGTTGAAATATAAgagttaagagaaacataaaaatctAAACAAGAATGAACAGTGATAAAGGACTGAGCAAGTATTAACTGCTTCCATCCCAATATTGGGAGATGACACATTTGAACCCTAGTATAATCAGGAATCTTAGGAATCAGATTAGGCAGAAGTCTTGAGAGTAGTTCCATTATATCAGCAATCTTAAGAGaagaatagaaaaggagaagaggaaaacagtagggagaggaaagaaaaagactatTTTGGGACAGATAgttggcttagtgaattgaggaccaagcctggagataagaggtcctgagttcaaattttgactcagatacatcttggctgtgtgaccctgggcaagcacaatctctctcagcctcaattttttcttctataaaatggaaataattgtgGCATATaactgaaagattttaaaatattttattttctatttactgtaataacaatttccttttcttttttcattttaattacaaACATTAATTTCATTTGTCACAATAGCAACtcctttttaaaagatattttatttccccaattacatataacatcaattttcaacaaacattttctgaCATTATAAGATCCAAGTTTCTCCCTCCTTTATTTCCCTCTCACGTCccaaagatggtaagcaatttgatctgtgtaTAGAtgtgggttataaatgtattaacatcatataaaaccaaaactccaaaataagaacataaatgaatgtgaaaaaatattatgctttaatctgcattatgactccaacaattcttgctctagaggtagatagcattcatTGTCATGAGttcttcaaaattgtcctggctCACTTTATCagtgagagtagctaagtttttcatagttaaacatcatataatattgttgttactgtatacaagaTTCTtctgttctacttatttcactttgaataaatttatgtaagtctttccagctttttctgaaatcatcatgctCATAATTTCtgatagcacaataatattctatcaccacaacctgttcagccattttccaattgctagctatcccttcaatttccaattctttgacaccacaaaaagagatgccataaatatttttgcacaggaAGTTTCTTTCTcgttttttattatctctttagaatAGAGACCCGATAGTAATGTTATATAATTAAAGGGTATtgcaattttatagccctttagtcataattccaaattgccttccagaatggttggattagttcacaactccaccaacaatattttaatgtcccaattttgccactccccttccagcatttatcactttcctttactgtcatattggccaatctgataggtgtgaggtgatacctcagattgttatatttctctaatcaagagtgatttagaacatttttacatatgaCTGATAGAtttaatttctccatctgaaaaccACCTATTCCTATCCACTGGGCATATgtaaattggtgaatgacttgtattcttagaaatttgatgTAGttatctataaatttgagaaacgAGGGcttcatcagagaaacttgctataaagtTGTTTCCTAGTTTCTTGCTTACCTTTTAATCTTGGTCACATTGGTagtgtttgtgcaaaaacttttaatttgaaataatcaaaataattcattttacatcttctaaTGTTCTCTAGTTTTTGTTTGGTcagaaattcttcccttctccatagatttgaAAGGTAAActtctatattcccctaattttttcatgttatcatcctttatttttaaatcatacatccattttgaccttatcttgatataggatTAGTCcatacctagcttctgccatactgttttatagtttctccaacagtttttgtcaaatagtgagttcttatcccaaaagctggggtctttgggtttatcaaagactagatttctgaggtcatttaccccctgTATGTGgcatatctaatctattccattgatccacattctaaatttcttagccagtaccatattgtttggatgaTTAAGGTTTATAGTCCAGTTTGTGATCTAGTACTACTAGGCTACTTtcattcacattattttattaattcccCTGATATTTTTGACTTTGTGAACTTCCAGGTGAATTTTATTGGGGGTTTTTAGTTccagaaaataattttctggTAATTTGATTCGATTGGCACTGAATATGTAAgttaatttaaatagaattttcattttattattttagctcaacctacccatgacaattaatattttcccaattgtttagatctgacctcatttatgtgaaaagtatttttaattgtattaatataattcctgtttgtcttggtaaGTAGACTCCCAGGTaaattgtctagagttattttaattggaatttacctttctatctcttaatatgaaaggttgttgtgaggataaaatgagataatgtgtaaatttacaaacaaaaaaatattataaatgctatcattattgttgttgctgttattgttgtgAGCtgatgaaagaaaacacaaacaaccATTATAACCCTAAATGTGAACTTattaaatccaaaaataaaaggaaaattaatagaGAAATAGGTGAGGCAATGAAATATAGTAATTTGCAGCATAAATGAAATGTGTTCAAAGAATAATGACTCAAACCAAATAAAAAGGATGAGATTGAATAAAACtattatatatcaaatatatctaAATTAAATGAGAGTCCTGGTCTCATATAAAACAGCAATAAATATTAAGACAAGAGAGATGAACAAGGAAACTATGCTTAAAgtgctaattattatttctatgcaaATTACTCCAGgtctgtttttttctcctgagcTCTAGACTCACATCTTCCAGCCTTCTATTGGACACTTCAAACTAGATGTCCCATAAATATTAtgaattcaacatatccaaaatagaattcattacaCCATCTTTATCTCCAAACCCATCATTTTTCTGAATTTCCCAATTGTTTTTAGTCACTATTCCTACAACCTCAGAGGTTCACAACCACAGCCTCATCCTAGACTACTCACTCTCCTTTTCCTACAAAGTCACTTGTTTGCCAGAACTTGCCAATTGTACCTTCAGAGAATATCTTACATTCACTCCCTtcatactgtaaacctcaaatttccttagacttataattgttgaaaatttcaccattgggatatttcatacttggaaaatttcttactgatagtctattggaatgggaactccattggcatgggaggttccttctcttcccttcttaagattactttaggacagaaaccctttgctgaacaatggaaaggactttgacctatgcttgagcatagaacaggaatttctttgagtcttgattgattttagaattgatacaatggagatacttggaataaatctccaccctattcagtcctaacaggattgagtaagggctgcagcctagatcaaaatttaattattccaatctctaccatactcaagttaacaggatttagaaagggctgtagcaaaggagtatagatttaatcatttgaaaatatgaccttcaacagacatgtgcaaaagccagaaacctctgggcggtcctgggttaagcgagagcctccattgacagggaaattgatgaagagtgattggtagatgtgaggactgaggggaggcaacttggatggtgtccttaaagataggagggtctggagacaggagggaggattgagtttttggtcggtgtggttcctgggctctgaggaagcttgctctgaaggaagctgaaggtgggggcctctgagactgtttctccattttggacacgtgagtgaaagggactgatctcttttctttgccccagctatctaagggcttgggccttttggcccagcctaaacagaaggggtatttaagccctattcccttctctcccctttctctctatatatatatctctaattcctttcttgctcctattgtaattaaactccaaaaaaaggctgacggctgacttgagtttttcatttaggaattacatagctgattccttggcgaccttaaattaatatatatcagtcttttaaagtgattcccttgtaacattgtggctgaccacacgggagtctaaagaatcctctcaataaaactttttccttgcctttttactatactgtttcaccacttagtccttttttttaaaaaaaaaaaaacttggcttaaagacacagctgctagaacacgtgagtataaaaaactttttctcttttctccttaagttaaattggaatcagcagttttttctttttcttccctttaatcttaagggacagctgggtagctcagcggattgagagccagccctagaggcagaaggtcctgggttcaaatcggacctcagatacttcccagctgtgtgactctgatagacagaaaacagctgtttttaaatctcagcaacaggactctaaagtcctggctggaagaactgtttctaaatatcctttcccttaaggaacaacttcctggattaaaaaaaaaaaaaaccctgtggaatgtttgttgctttgccctgctccccacgtgttttgtgaagttacaaaatatacatataaaaatgagtactacattctttgacaattatatggcagctgaagaagtaggggcatttaggaatgaaggatacctccaaatttttatattaataggtactgtcatttttgtactcctcaatactatatttagagatgaaaaaataaaaaatattgaggataaaataaaacaaaatgaggataaaataaaacaaaatgaggataaaataaaacaaaatgaggataaaatagaaaatattgaggataaaatagaaaatgttgaggataaaatagaaaaaaatgaggataaaatagaaaatattgaggataaaatagaaaatattgaggataaaatagaaaaaattgaggatacaatagaaaaaattgaggatacaatagaaaaaattgaggataaaataggaaatattgagaataaaatagaaaaacttgaggataaaataggaaatattgagaataaaataggaaatattgaggataaaatgggagatatggaagataaaataggaaaaattgaggataaaatgcaagcccaattagaagatctaaaatgtttcttacaggatcaatgggcaaacacccactctaccagaaacagacctgtttctgaacctttgaatgaggaaatttccttccctgaaatagagatggaaaacaccttccctatagcccagttaacagactgcttctctcgtgcagtgcaaatcttgtctgaatttaatccccaaaacccttcccctgcaatcccagcttctcatgttccttctcctacagaaaaccaaatt
This sequence is a window from Monodelphis domestica isolate mMonDom1 chromosome 3, mMonDom1.pri, whole genome shotgun sequence. Protein-coding genes within it:
- the LOC100618441 gene encoding olfactory receptor 7D4, with the protein product MGPRNQTYVSEFLLLRFSETAEQQMPLFGLFLGMYMVTVVGNLLIMLAIGSDAHLHTPMYFFLSNLSFVDFCLVSTTVPKMLANILTQNKAISYAGCLAQMNFFLVFAFLDNFLLTVMAYDRFVAICHPLHYVTMMSPRFCGLLVLISWSISLLNSTLHTSMMMRLTFCSQHELPHFFCDISQVMKLSCSDTLINNILVYFVTCLLAILPLTGILFSYSQICSSLLRVPSLGGKYKAFSTCGSHLCVVSLFYGTGLGVYLSSAAVHSSWKIPVASVMYSVVTPMLNPFIYSMRNKDIKDALRRLISRASSSLLLDTSN